The region agaaaaaggcTGATTTCCCTCTATTCCTGTCCCAGAACCCTGCCATTCCAATGCAGAAACTGCAGGACATTCAGAGAGCTATGGAGCTCCTGTCCACCTGTCAAGGCCCAGCCAAAAACATAGATGAGGCCACAAAGCACAAGTACCAGTTCTGGGACACTCAACCCGTGCCCAAACTCAGTAAGTCATACGTCACCTCTGCACGTCTTCGATTGCAAATGTACGTAATTTGGAAAATCCTTGGCAAATTAGTAAGAATCCTTACTGACCCTTAAACAATGTTGTATTAAACAAGAAAATCAGAAAATTCAATGTCAGCATCATGAATGAAAGCACAAGCATAAGGTGTCTagttacactaccgttcaaaagttagGAGTTCATAGGATTTTTTCATGTTATCAGacaagtctcttatactcaccaaagcagcatttatttgattacaaatacagTTAGTATGTTGTGAAATGTATTTGTAGTTTAAAATAAcgtaataatgtaatttatatctgtgatgcTAAAGcagaatttccagcagccattggtccagtcttctgtgtcacataatccttcagaaataattctactGAGCAGATTTGGTGCTTAtgaaatagttgtgctgcttaatatttttgtggacactGGTCAATTCTTTCCGCATTCTGTGATGGATAGAAAGTCCAACAGCATTTTGAAATagtaatgttttataatattataaatgtctttactgtcacttttaaattaataagtttctggaggagcacgtcagatacttcacaatcaagtaatcaataccatagtataaatatcgctaaCTTACCTCtttccattgacggtttatcagcatccctcctccaacCCATCTtctcacttcgagttcactttataaatagacggggaagggggggtactctaggttcgggcctttcccgagctcggagcccttccccagacagcacgccaaatacgcataccataactcagctaattatatgtaaacGTGAACTCGTGAAATAGCTTCCTCTGATTCTTTGCAGATGAGGTGGTGACAACTCATGGGCCAATTGAGCCAGATAAAGAAAATATCAGACAAGAGCCATATTCCCTTCCACAGGGCTTTATGTGGGACACACTGGACCTTAGCAATGCTGAAGTGGTATGTGAATGGATGAAaacaataatttgtattttcttttcatttaaaaaataaaatagcccTGTGTATACAAAATCATAGTACttctcttttttccccccatgtAGCTGAAGGAGTTATACACCTTGCTGAATGAAAATTATGTtgaggatgatgacaacatgttTAGATTTGACTATTCTCCTAACTTTCTGAAATGGTAATTGattgtttgatgttttgcatCATATTCTACCTTCGATGTTGTGCATTGCACTGCATGCAAGGTGAGATGTGTGACAGTTTCGTTTTGCTGTCTTTCACCGTCAGGGCGTTACGTCCCCCGGGTTGGCTGTCCCAGTGGCACTGTGGTGTCAGGGTCTCGTCCAATAAGAAGCTGGTTGGGTTCATCAGTGCCATTCCTGCTGACATCCACATCTATGAAACGTGAGTATCAAGGCTACATCACATCAGTGCCTGCATCAGAAGCTTGAAACTCTTGGGCAGGTTTTACCAattgcatttgtacattttagtTCTTACTACAGCACTAATTCTCTTTGCATCCAAAGGTTGAAGACGATGGTGGAAATAAACTTCCTGTGTGTGCATAAAAAATTGCGCTCAAAGCGTGTCGCCCCTGTATTAATCCGAGAGATCACGCGGCGGGTCAATTTAGAGGGAATTTTCCAGGCTGTATACACTGCTGGTGTAGTCCTGCCCAAACCTGTGTCTACATGCAGGTACCAAATCTTAACTGGGTTGCTACATCAGTTTGTTAATTTCTCTAATTTATGTTATAAGATGCTATTTTGAAGCATTTCGGTGAGATTGAACCTATTATCTGTATCTTAACAGATACTGGCATCGCTCACTAAACCCCAGGAAGCTTGTGGAGGTTAAGTTCTCCCATCTCAGCCGAAATATGACACTACAACGGACAATGAAGCTGTACAGATTACCTGATGTAAGCTGTTttgtcatttcaaaataaatgtttatgagaAACCGtactcttaaaggaatagtgcatCCAGAAATCACCATTATATTGTTCCGACCTATAAGGTGTTTTTGTATgggtaattattattgttattattattattattattaattctgattttctgtttttttccttAGAGCACTCGTACTCCTGGTTTGAGGCTGATGAGAGATGGGGATGTGAAGCAGGTGACAGCTTTGCTGCAGAAACACCTGAGCCGGTTTCATCTGCGGCCTGTCATGGGGGAAGAGGAGGTGAAGCACTGGTTCCTACCACAGGAGAACATCATTGACACTTATGTAGTCGAGGTACATGTGGCAACATGCATCTACAAATGTGCTGATCATATTTAATCATCTTCATATTCTTACTTGCTTAATGTGCTTTCTTGAAAGGGCTCTGGTGGGATTCTAACGGACTTCATCAGTTTCTACACCTTGCCATCCACAGTGATGCATCATCCACTGCACAAAAGCCTGAAGGCTGCTTATTCCTTTTACAATGTTCACACAGAGACACCACTCATAGATCTGATGAATGATGCTCTCATCCTAGCCAAACAGGTACAAACagtaaacactaaacactaagaAAATTAAGCTTAGTTTTACTCACCCCAGAGGCATACTAGGTGTATACGACTAGTATTTTTTCAGGCGAATCCAGtaagagttatattaaaaattgtctttgattgTTCAAGCCGTTTCATGGCactccaaaagaagttaaataaaaagcacccatccataaaaaagcgaattgatgcgtttttgtaagaaaaatatccatattcaaaatataataacgACGCAGTTCTGGTGTAATGATGTATGAGTTCTGCTTTGTGCATGCACCGCTAAGAAGTGACGCATGCAGAAATGCAACGGAGAGATCAAAACGAAACAATGGTCACTAGTTAGAAGTACAAAaggaggatttgtaaagaagaatgtggGAGGATGTCGATACAAGCCAAGAaaagactggttttccttttctgaagtaaggaaactttgctaaACAAACGTTGTTTTTCACGAGACTCACGGCGCATGC is a window of Carassius auratus strain Wakin chromosome 16, ASM336829v1, whole genome shotgun sequence DNA encoding:
- the nmt2 gene encoding glycylpeptide N-tetradecanoyltransferase 2 yields the protein MMAEDSESAASQQSLELDDQDTCGIDGDNEEENEHMQGSPGGDLGAKKKKKKQKRKKEKPSSGGTKSDSASDSQEIKNPAIPMQKLQDIQRAMELLSTCQGPAKNIDEATKHKYQFWDTQPVPKLNEVVTTHGPIEPDKENIRQEPYSLPQGFMWDTLDLSNAEVLKELYTLLNENYVEDDDNMFRFDYSPNFLKWALRPPGWLSQWHCGVRVSSNKKLVGFISAIPADIHIYETLKTMVEINFLCVHKKLRSKRVAPVLIREITRRVNLEGIFQAVYTAGVVLPKPVSTCRYWHRSLNPRKLVEVKFSHLSRNMTLQRTMKLYRLPDSTRTPGLRLMRDGDVKQVTALLQKHLSRFHLRPVMGEEEVKHWFLPQENIIDTYVVEGSGGILTDFISFYTLPSTVMHHPLHKSLKAAYSFYNVHTETPLIDLMNDALILAKQKGFDVFNALDLMDNKNFLEKLKFGIGDGNLQYYMYNWKCPPMDPEKVGLVLQ